A genomic region of Arachis stenosperma cultivar V10309 chromosome 9, arast.V10309.gnm1.PFL2, whole genome shotgun sequence contains the following coding sequences:
- the LOC130950446 gene encoding elongation factor 1-alpha, which produces MGKEKTHINIVVIGHVDSGKSTTTGHLIYKLGGIDKRVIERFEKEAAEMNKRSFKYAWVLDKLKAERERGITIDIALWKFETTKYYCTVIDAPGHRDFIKNMITGTSQADCAVLIIDSTTGGFEAGISKDGQTREHALLAFTLGVKQMICCCNKMDATTPKYSKARYDEIVKEVSSYLKKVGYNPDKIAFVPISGFEGDNMIERSTNLDWYKGPTLLEALDQINEPKRPSDKPLRLPLQDVYKIGGIGTVPVGRVETGVLKPGMVVTFGPTGLTTEVKSVEMHHEALTEALPGDNVGFNVKNVAVKDLKRGFVASNSKDDPAKEAANFTSQVIIMNHPGQIGNGYAPVLDCHTSHIAVKFAELVTKIDRRSGKELEKEPKFLKNGDAGLVKMIPTKPMVVETFSEYPPLGRFAVRDMRQTVAVGVIKNVEKKDATGAKVTKAAQKKK; this is translated from the exons ATGGGTAAAGAGAAGACTCACATCAACATTGTGGTCATTGGCCACGTCGACTCAGGAAAGTCGACCACCACTGGTCACTTGATCTACAAGTTGGGAGGTATTGACAAGCGTGTGATCGAAAGATTCGAGAAGGAAGCTGCTGAGATGAACAAGAGGTCCTTCAAGTATGCCTGGGTGCTCGACAAGCTCAAGGCCGAGCGTGAAAGAGGTATCACCATCGATATTGCCTTGTGGAAGTTCGAGACTACCAAATACTACTGCACTGTCATTGATGCTCCCGGACACAGGGATTTCATCAAGAACATGATTACTGGAACTTCCCAGGCCGACTGTGCCGTTCTCATCATCGATTCCACCACTGGTGGTTTTGAAGCTGGTATCTCGAAGGATGGTCAGACCCGTGAGCACGCTCTCCTTGCTTTCACCCTTGGTGTCAAGCAGATGATTTGCTGTTGCAACAAG ATGGATGCCACCACACCCAAGTACTCCAAGGCCCGTTATGATGAAATCGTGAAGGAAGTCTCATCCTACTTGAAGAAGGTCGGATACAACCCAGACAAAATCGCATTTGTTCCCATCTCTGGTTTTGAGGGAGACAACATGATTGAGAGGTCTACAAACCTCGACTGGTACAAGGGACCTACCCTTCTTGAGGCCCTTGACCAGATCAATGAGCCAAAGAGGCCATCAGACAAGCCCCTCCGTCTGCCTCTTCAGGATGTGTACAAGATTGGAGGTATTGGAACTGTGCCAGTGGGACGTGTTGAGACAGGTGTCTTGAAGCCTGGTATGGTTGTGACCTTTGGACCTACTGGACTGACAACTGAAGTTAAGTCTGTTGAGATGCACCACGAAGCTCTTACAGAGGCCCTCCCCGGTGACAATGTTGGGTTCAACGTCAAGAATGTTGCAGTGAAGGATCTTAAGCGTGGTTTTGTTGCCTCAAACTCCAAGGATGACCCTGCCAAGGAGGCCGCTAACTTCACCTCCCAAGTCATCATTATGAACCACCCTGGCCAGATCGGAAATGGCTATGCCCCAGTGCTTGATTGCCACACCTCCCACATTGCTGTCAAGTTTGCCGAGCTTGTGACCAAGATTGACAGGCGATCTGGTAAGGAGCTTGAGAAGGAGCCCAAGTTCTTGAAGAATGGTGATGCAGGTCTTGTTAAGATGATTCCCACCAAGCCCATGGTTGTGGAAACCTTCTCTGAGTACCCACCTCTTGGTCGTTTTGCCGTCAGGGACATGCGTCAAACTGTGGCTGTGGGAGTTATCAAGAATGTGGAGAAGAAGGACGCTACCGGAGCCAAGGTCACCAAGGCTGCCCAGAAGAAGAAGTGA